A genomic stretch from Lathyrus oleraceus cultivar Zhongwan6 chromosome 2, CAAS_Psat_ZW6_1.0, whole genome shotgun sequence includes:
- the LOC127122500 gene encoding uncharacterized protein LOC127122500 has protein sequence MKRKNKKDIKPVIKLPYPQRVTKKDPSESYFEKLMTMLKKIESHMSLFEALERMPMYKKYMEEVMAGKKPTTEELVALKEKCSANSLGQKNPNKQKDPGAVTVSCKIKERTFKKVLIDSGASVSLMPLSIYHKLGIKNVSDTKTNLKFTNHSTKDAYGIAEDILVTIEDLSFPIDFVILDIPEDKETPIILGRPFMQTSRCNLGMDQGMITLKVYDKEITLNAIENHELEIEKEHHYQVGLTRTEVRRQSNAPTSEKDTRRPSQASPPPLATPTPSSSPNAQGNKQKSYPQGRGTGRAINIVAFVDDYLGRVGWADSGSISVGGMIIQIAEHFGFITALPNVDRVSIVDCANWLYVSAYPDTEEGYDAKNLVVGEQVVLGVIVRLGDDH, from the exons atgaagagaaaaaataaaaaggATATTAAACCAGTGATTAAGTTaccctaccctcagagagtgacaaagaaggatcCAAGCGAGTCATACTTTGAGAAACTCATGACAATGTTAAAAAAGATAGAGAGTCACAtgtctttgtttgaagcactcgaGCGAATGCCCATGTACAAAAAATacatggaagaggtaatggccGGAAAGAAACCAACAACAGAAGAACTAGTAGCCTTGAAGGAAAAATGTAGTGCAAATTCACTGGGGCAGAAAAATCCAAATAAACAGAAGGATCCTGGAGCGGTAACAGTATCATGCAAAATTAAAGAGAGAACTTTCAAAAAGGTACTAATtgattctggagctagtgtgagtctgatgccattatcaatctatcacaAATTAGGTATTAAAAATGTTAGTGATACAAAGACAAATCTGAAGTTTACAAATCACTCGACAaaggatgcatatggtatagcagAAGACATACTAGTGACAATAGAGGATTTGAGTTTCCCTATTGATTTTGTgatcctagacatacctgaagataAAGAGACACCCATCATTCTTggtcgacctttcatgcagacaagtcgatgcaatctcgGCATGGACCAGGGAATGATAACCTTAAAAGTTTATGAtaaggaaataacattgaatgctattgaaaaCCATGAGCTAGAGATAGAAAAAGAACATCACTATCAAGTAGGCTTGACCAGGACAGAGGTGAGAAGGCAAAGTAACGCACCGACATCAGAAAAAGATACAAGAAGGCCTTCTCAAGCATCACCACCTCCATTAGCAACTCCAACTCCTAGTTCTAGTCCAAACGCACAAGGAAATAAGCAGAAGTCTTATCCTCAAGGACGAGGAACTGGTCGG GCCATCAACATTGTTGCCTTTGTAGATGATTACTTAGGGAGAGTTGGTTGGGCAGATTCCGGTAGTATTTCCGTTGGGGGCATGATTATCCAAATTGCTGAACATTTTGG GTTTATCACTGCACTTCCTAATGTTGACAGAGTAAGTATTGTTGATTGTGCTAATTGGTTATATGTGAGTGCTTACCCTGATACAGAGGAAGGCTACGATGCTAAAAATCTAGTTGTAGGTGAACAAGTT GTTCTTGGTGTTATTGTTAGATTAGGCGATGATCATTAG